One genomic segment of Hordeum vulgare subsp. vulgare chromosome 2H, MorexV3_pseudomolecules_assembly, whole genome shotgun sequence includes these proteins:
- the LOC123425388 gene encoding phosphatidylinositol glycan anchor biosynthesis class U protein-like produces the protein MAIRHYWSMAVAAVGFRLVLVLFGGDLHLASRPEVSTPLTSLRRLAEGYWLKQASMSPYSGSMYHGSPLLLSVLGPLTSKRSGGHHSHIYCSLVFVAVDFIAAILIRSTGRTLQMARNRSLKSLDLTKSVDNSVNVSAGDTASLIYLWNPWTIITCVGSCTSPIENLMVVIMLHGACSGLVPLAAFGYVMATHLSLYPAILILPVALLLGNGPDTPPAKVFLQRGSSANKIVMSDNGKSTSQKGFGQFSRKPILHFILWVFIWSCYVLLLNSIILNKVGGLQEMFEKTYGFILTVKDLSPNIGVLWYFFAEVFDFFRSFFLIVFNMNIIFMVLPLAIRLKHRPCFLAFVYTAIVAMLKSYPSAGDSALYIGLLGLFANELAEMQFTFFLFFGYIGVSLLSPVMHNLWIWRGTGNANFYFATGLAYTCLQTVLVVETVSSMIKHDRKLRLLIKA, from the exons GCGGAGACCTCCACCTTGCCTCCCGCCCGGAGGTCTCCACCCCCCTCACGTCCCTCCGCCGCC TGGCAGAAGGATACTGGCTAAAGCAGGCGTCCATGTCACCCTATTCCG GTTCGATGTATCATGGTTCCCCTTTGCTTCTATCGGTTCTTGGTCCGCTAACCAGCAAAAG GTCAGGCGGACACCATTCTCATATATATTGCAG TTTGGTTTTTGTGGCTGTAGATTTTATAGCTGCTATACTCATTCGATCAACTGGGCGTACACTCCAAATGGCACGTAACAGAAGCTTGAAGTCTCTTGACCTCACAAAATCAGTGGACAATTCTG TGAATGTAAGCGCAGGAGATACTGCTTCTCTAATATATCTGTGGAACCCTTGGACAATAATCACCTGTGTGGGTTCATGTACATCGCCAATTGAGAATTTAATGGTCGTGATAATGTTACATGGAGCCTGTTCAG GTCTTGTGCCGCTTGCTGCCTTTGGATATGTTATGGCAACACACCTTTCCCTTTATCCTGCAATTCTCATTCTACCT GTTGCTCTTTTATTGGGTAATGGTCCAGATACTCCTCCAGCTAAAGTCTTTCTTCAGAGAGGCTCGAGTGCCAATAAAATTGTCATGTCAGATAATGGAAAAAGTACTAGCCAAAAAGGTTTTGGACAATTCTCACGGAAACcaatacttcacttcatattgtgGGTGTTTATCTGGTCATGTTATGTGTTGTTATTGAACAGCATTATTCTAAATAAAGTGGGTGGCCTACAGGAGATGTTTGAAAA GACATATGGTTTTATCCTTACGGTGAAGGATTTATCACCAAATATTGGTGTGTTATG GTATTTCTTTGCCGAAGTCTTTGACTTCTTCAGAAGCTTCTTTCTTATAGTCTTTAATATGAACATCATTTTTATGGTCTTGCCATTGGCTATCCGTTTGAAGCATCGACCGTGCTTCCTTGCCTTTGTTTACACAGCAATTGTTGCAATGCTGAAATCTTATCCCTCG GCTGGAGATTCAGCTCTATATATTGGACTTCTAGGCCTGTTCGCCAATGAATTAGCGG AGATGCAGTtcaccttcttcttgttctttggaTATATTGGAGTCTCTCTCCTTAGCCCTGTCATGCATAACCTATGGATTTGgagg GGCACTGGTAACGCAAATTTCTACTTCGCGACCGGTTTGGCTTATACCTGCCTTCAG ACTGTGTTGGTCGTGGAGACTGTAAGTTCAATGATAAAGCATGACAGGAAACTAAGGCTACTTATAAAAGCTTAA